The Argopecten irradians isolate NY chromosome 16, Ai_NY, whole genome shotgun sequence genome window below encodes:
- the LOC138310863 gene encoding jerky protein homolog-like, producing MPRKSKNIYMRYTAEALESAVSAVRNGHLSLRKASKKYAVPKTKLIDHVSGRIECGARPGRKPYLAPKIEEALVSSKVISAADKGFGISKSQLILKTARLCQSAQIPLQKNVPGDDWWRGLKRRHPELVLRKPERLSTSRVRMLNKPVIDSFFADLNKVVTGLNLQNKPHLVWNADETGKQFEHSPSNVCTKKGTRTLQSRTSNSRENVTILACINATGKAMPPLCVAKGKTRKCLQTFNTVDAPEGTLWTYQNKAWMCDILGDEWFTNVFLKNCGPERPQLLIMDSHSSHEVLSLLEKAKQENIHIMALPPHCTHVFTTTGQNGIWSLQQSLQSALFRIPCCKSKPCG from the coding sequence ATGCCACGAAAATCGAAAAATATCTATATGCGTTACACAGCAGAGGCACTAGAATCAGCGGTTTCGGCAGTGCGCAATGGACACCTTAGTCTTAGGAAGGCTTCTAAGAAGTATGCAGTCCCGAAAACTAAATTGATTGACCATGTTTCTGGGCGGATCGAGTGCGGAGCTAGGCCCGGGAGGAAACCGTACTTGGCTCCCAAAATAGAGGAAGCCCTGGTATCATCAAAAGTCATCAGCGCAGCTGACAAAGGCTTCGGAATTTCTAAATCCCAGCTGATATTAAAAACGGCCCGTCTATGCCAATCTGCTCAGATTCCGCTGCAGAAAAATGTACCAGGGGATGACTGGTGGCGAGGTTTGAAACGAAGGCACCCTGAATTAGTACTCCGTAAACCAGAGAGGCTGTCAACATCTCGAGTCAGAATGTTAAACAAACCCGTCATTGACAGCTTCTTTGCTGATCTAAATAAAGTTGTCACTGGGCTGAATTTACAAAACAAACCGCATCTTGTTTGGAATGCTGACGAAACAGGCAAGCAATTTGAGCATTCACCAAGTAATGTCTGTACCAAGAAAGGGACCAGGACTTTACAAAGCAGAACAAGCAATTCAAGGGAAAATGTGACCATTCTAGCCTGTATCAATGCCACCGGCAAAGCTATGCCACCACTATGTGTTGCCAAAGGAAAAACCCGAAAATGTTTACAGACTTTTAATACTGTAGACGCCCCTGAGGGTACTCTATGGACTTATCAAAACAAAGCATGGATGTGCGATATCCTTGGTGATGAGTGGTTCACTAATGTTTTCCTAAAGAACTGTGGTCCTGAACGACCCCAATTGTTGATAATGGACTCCCATTCTTCACATGAAGTTCTTTCTCTATTGGAAAAAGCTAAACAGGAAAACATCCACATTATGGCATTACCCCCTCACTGTACACATGTTTTTACAACCACTGGACAGAACGGTATTTGGTCCCTTCAACAAAGCCTACAATCGGCTTTGTTCAGAATTCCTTGCTGCAAATCCAAACCATGTGGTTAA